One window from the genome of Diceros bicornis minor isolate mBicDic1 chromosome 1, mDicBic1.mat.cur, whole genome shotgun sequence encodes:
- the EFCAB9 gene encoding EF-hand calcium-binding domain-containing protein 9, whose protein sequence is MKLKKGSFLWYLYLDKLYCLLSVRNVKALVDYFHLLDVHHKNTLNDVLFYHFLHHVTNLTRTQINIVFNMLDWSAVGEIGFDQFYMLVCILLAQENRLEERFIFRHSRPVFELLDVDGELRVGAANFHMYNFLFNIKRQELRELYHDFDITGDRRLNYKEFKLFTIFFMDKYQERQKAEKEKALLEKKRSRQVNVSQKKSLLGLNGSESRI, encoded by the exons ATGAAACTGAAGAAAGGCTCGTTTCTGTGGTACCTCTATCTGGACAAACTATACTGCTTGTTATCCGTGAGGAACGTGAAGGCCTTGGTGGATTACTTTCACCTTCTGGACGTGCACCACAAGAATACCTTGAATG ATGTGCTGTTCTATCACTTCCTTCACCACGTGACTAACTTGACACGGACGCAGATCAACATTGTGTTTAATATGCTggactggagtgctgtgggcgaGATTGGTTTTGACCAGTTCTACATGCTGGTCTGCATACTGCTGGCACAAGAG AACCGCCTGGAAGAGCGATTTATCTTCCGCCACTCCCGGCCCGTGTTTGAGCTGCTCGACGTGGACGGGGAGCTGAGGGTTGGCGCAGCCAACTTCCACATGTACAACTTTCTCTTCAATATCAAAAGACAGGAACTCAGAGAGCTCTACCATGACTTTGACATCACAGGTGACCGT CGTCTTAATTACAAGGAATTTAAGCTGTTTACCATCTTCTTCATGGACAAATACCAGGAGAGgcagaaagcagagaaagagaaagctctgCTCGAAAAGAAAAGGTCACGTCAAGTTAACGTCAGCCAAAAGAAGAGTCTTCTTGGACTAAATGGATCTGAAAGTAGAATATAA